The proteins below come from a single Serinus canaria isolate serCan28SL12 chromosome 6, serCan2020, whole genome shotgun sequence genomic window:
- the MYOZ1 gene encoding myozenin-1 isoform X1 — MPLAGTPAPLKRKKSTKLIGKLTHEAMPQEVSKLNLGKKISIPRDVMLEELSLLTNKGSKMFKLRQLRVEKFIYENNPDAFTDNSVDHFQKFIPPGGNYGEDAHGYAHGRMVGGTAAGQHSSSMQQQPGVPPRPGSRGGARDGEGEHAGKSSGSGGEGGNDTDKDGKSGGKKVTIFKTYISPWERAMGISPEDKSQFSTDLLSYSPKADFPHYKSFNRTAMPYGGFEKAAKRMTFKVPQFDICPLLPESLMIYNQNFSKRPSFNRTPIPWMPSGDFSEYQTAVNVPMSGETEEL; from the exons ATGCCCCTTGCAGGGACTCCTGCTcctcttaaaaggaaaaagtccACTAAACTCATTGGAAAGCTGACACATGAAG CCATGCCACAAGAGGTATCCAAGCTGAACCTGGGGAAGAAGATCAGCATCCCCAGAGATGTGATGCTAGAAGAGCTTTCTCTCCTCACTAACAAAGGATCCAAGATGTTCAAATTACGTCAGCTAAGAGTGGAGAAGTTCATTTATGAGAATAACCCTGATGCCTTCACTGACAATTCTGTG GATCACTTTCAGAAGTTCATCCCGCCAGGAGGGAATTATGGGGAAGATGCTCATGGCTACGCCCATGGGCGGATGGTAGGAGGAACggcagctgggcagcacagctccagtaTGCAGCAGCAGCCGGGGGTCCCTCCCAGGCCTGGAAGCAGAGGAGGTGCTAGAGATGGTGAAGGGGAGCATGCAGGGAAATCATCTGGAAGTGGTGGAGAAGGAGGCAATGATACTGACAAAG ATGGGAAGTCAGGAGGCAAAAAAGTTACTATATTTAAAACTTATATTTCCCCTTGGGAACGAGCGATGGGTATCAGCCCTGAGGATAAAAGTCAGTTCTCCACGGACTTACTGTCATACAGCCCCAAAGCTGATTTCCCCCACTACAAGTCTTTTAACCG GACTGCCATGCCTTATGGGGGTTTTGAAAAAGCAGCCAAACGGATGACCTTCAAAGTGCCTCAGTTTGATATCTGCCCTTTGCTCCCAGAATCTCTCATGATATATAATCAAAATTTCAGCAAAAGACCCTCCTTCAACAGAACCCCAATACCTTGGATGCCTTCAGGAGACTTCTCAGAGTACCAGACTGCAGTCAATGTGCCAATGAGTGGTGAAACAGAAGAGCTGTAA
- the MYOZ1 gene encoding myozenin-1 isoform X2, whose protein sequence is MPQEVSKLNLGKKISIPRDVMLEELSLLTNKGSKMFKLRQLRVEKFIYENNPDAFTDNSVDHFQKFIPPGGNYGEDAHGYAHGRMVGGTAAGQHSSSMQQQPGVPPRPGSRGGARDGEGEHAGKSSGSGGEGGNDTDKDGKSGGKKVTIFKTYISPWERAMGISPEDKSQFSTDLLSYSPKADFPHYKSFNRTAMPYGGFEKAAKRMTFKVPQFDICPLLPESLMIYNQNFSKRPSFNRTPIPWMPSGDFSEYQTAVNVPMSGETEEL, encoded by the exons ATGCCACAAGAGGTATCCAAGCTGAACCTGGGGAAGAAGATCAGCATCCCCAGAGATGTGATGCTAGAAGAGCTTTCTCTCCTCACTAACAAAGGATCCAAGATGTTCAAATTACGTCAGCTAAGAGTGGAGAAGTTCATTTATGAGAATAACCCTGATGCCTTCACTGACAATTCTGTG GATCACTTTCAGAAGTTCATCCCGCCAGGAGGGAATTATGGGGAAGATGCTCATGGCTACGCCCATGGGCGGATGGTAGGAGGAACggcagctgggcagcacagctccagtaTGCAGCAGCAGCCGGGGGTCCCTCCCAGGCCTGGAAGCAGAGGAGGTGCTAGAGATGGTGAAGGGGAGCATGCAGGGAAATCATCTGGAAGTGGTGGAGAAGGAGGCAATGATACTGACAAAG ATGGGAAGTCAGGAGGCAAAAAAGTTACTATATTTAAAACTTATATTTCCCCTTGGGAACGAGCGATGGGTATCAGCCCTGAGGATAAAAGTCAGTTCTCCACGGACTTACTGTCATACAGCCCCAAAGCTGATTTCCCCCACTACAAGTCTTTTAACCG GACTGCCATGCCTTATGGGGGTTTTGAAAAAGCAGCCAAACGGATGACCTTCAAAGTGCCTCAGTTTGATATCTGCCCTTTGCTCCCAGAATCTCTCATGATATATAATCAAAATTTCAGCAAAAGACCCTCCTTCAACAGAACCCCAATACCTTGGATGCCTTCAGGAGACTTCTCAGAGTACCAGACTGCAGTCAATGTGCCAATGAGTGGTGAAACAGAAGAGCTGTAA